A stretch of Orientia tsutsugamushi DNA encodes these proteins:
- a CDS encoding conjugal transfer protein TraD, with the protein MNCLMQQKITLQQKKAKLIMDEVNLKIKERKMRTRRLIEMGGLVAKAKLDHLSTNTLFGAIVSLKETLTQHPNVQDHWTTIGKDIFDKEQQNKAAVILKFASEPNEDTKRHIRLHGLKWNSFRQEWCGHVKDIEALKNGLLNVQYSIELVV; encoded by the coding sequence ATGAATTGTCTTATGCAGCAAAAAATTACTCTCCAACAAAAAAAGGCTAAGCTAATCATGGATGAGGTTAACCTTAAAATTAAAGAACGTAAAATGCGTACTCGACGTCTTATCGAAATGGGTGGATTAGTTGCTAAGGCTAAGCTTGATCACTTATCAACAAATACTTTATTCGGTGCGATTGTTTCACTAAAAGAAACTTTAACACAACATCCAAATGTTCAGGATCATTGGACTACAATCGGTAAAGATATTTTTGATAAAGAACAGCAAAATAAAGCTGCTGTGATTTTAAAATTTGCCTCTGAACCGAACGAAGACACTAAGCGCCACATTCGCCTTCATGGCTTAAAATGGAATAGCTTTCGTCAAGAATGGTGCGGTCATGTTAAGGACATTGAGGCCTTAAAGAATGGCCTTCTCAATGTTCAGTATAGTATAGAACTTGTAGTGTGA
- a CDS encoding Rpn family recombination-promoting nuclease/putative transposase, with translation MHLSRFLDPKNDVAFKKIFGSEKNKDILIHFLNDILLFEGNRKIIEVEFLGTILDADIASKKESIVDVLCKDKNGAQYIIEMQVDPTQGFEKRAQYYAAKAYGRQPNRGKEGKYSDLKEVIFIAIADYKLFPNKEDYISRHVILDKKTYEHDLKDFSFTFIELPKFKKNRVEELSDITEKWCYFFKHAKETTLDGYNKIIGEDLIIKRAYEALDQFNWSEDELITYEQELKRIWDNKAVEDYKLECAKAEGKAEGIKLGEIKGKAEGKAEGKAEGIKLGEAKGKAEGKAEGKAEGIKLGEAKGKAEGKAEAKKDLAIKLLKSELSVETIAEYTDLSIQEVLNLKNSVK, from the coding sequence ATGCATTTATCAAGATTTCTAGATCCAAAGAATGATGTAGCATTTAAAAAGATATTTGGATCAGAAAAAAACAAGGACATACTAATACATTTTCTGAACGATATATTGTTGTTTGAAGGAAATAGAAAAATAATAGAAGTAGAGTTTTTAGGAACTATATTAGATGCAGACATAGCGTCCAAAAAAGAATCAATAGTAGATGTTTTGTGTAAAGATAAAAACGGTGCGCAATATATAATAGAAATGCAAGTAGATCCTACACAAGGATTTGAAAAAAGAGCCCAGTATTATGCCGCAAAAGCATATGGTAGGCAACCAAATAGAGGAAAGGAAGGAAAATACTCAGACCTAAAGGAAGTTATATTTATAGCTATAGCAGATTATAAATTGTTTCCAAACAAAGAAGACTATATATCAAGGCATGTAATATTGGATAAAAAGACATATGAGCATGATCTAAAGGACTTTTCATTTACCTTTATAGAATTACCAAAATTTAAAAAAAATAGAGTGGAAGAGTTAAGTGATATAACAGAGAAGTGGTGCTATTTTTTTAAACATGCAAAAGAAACAACATTAGATGGATATAATAAAATAATAGGTGAAGATTTAATAATAAAAAGAGCGTATGAGGCATTAGATCAGTTTAATTGGAGCGAAGATGAACTAATAACCTATGAACAAGAGTTAAAGCGTATATGGGATAATAAAGCAGTAGAAGATTATAAACTCGAATGCGCTAAAGCTGAAGGTAAAGCTGAAGGCATAAAGCTCGGTGAGATTAAAGGTAAAGCTGAAGGTAAAGCTGAAGGTAAAGCTGAAGGCATAAAGCTCGGTGAAGCTAAAGGTAAAGCTGAAGGTAAAGCTGAAGGTAAAGCTGAAGGCATAAAGCTCGGTGAAGCTAAAGGTAAAGCTGAAGGTAAAGCTGAAGCAAAAAAAGATTTGGCAATAAAATTATTGAAATCTGAATTATCAGTTGAGACAATTGCTGAATATACGGATTTATCAATACAAGAAGTATTAAATTTAAAAAATAGTGTAAAATAA
- a CDS encoding HD domain-containing protein has translation MLAFLNCEHINKLLDKLDLINHSVDKRINLDKVKKAIFYVKKYHGNQKRDTGEPYYMHPLEVALMVADYSFKTDTIITAILHDTIEDTTLTKEKIAIEFNDNIAEQVLALTRNRCGKKTSSMKMIQTLVNQDKVELLLIKLLDRLDNIKTIFIKPAKRRQEIILETQQEFIPLAEYLKLPEIAIKLNKYCERYAT, from the coding sequence ATGTTGGCATTTTTAAATTGTGAACATATCAATAAACTACTTGATAAGCTGGACTTGATTAATCATAGTGTTGATAAACGCATTAATCTTGATAAAGTTAAAAAAGCTATATTTTATGTAAAAAAATATCATGGCAATCAAAAGCGAGATACAGGAGAACCTTATTATATGCATCCATTAGAAGTAGCGCTCATGGTTGCAGACTACAGCTTTAAAACGGATACGATTATTACAGCAATACTACATGATACCATCGAAGACACAACACTAACTAAAGAAAAGATAGCAATCGAATTTAATGATAACATTGCCGAGCAAGTTCTAGCTCTTACAAGAAACAGATGTGGTAAGAAAACCAGTTCCATGAAAATGATTCAAACATTAGTGAATCAAGATAAAGTAGAGCTATTACTAATCAAACTATTGGACCGATTGGATAATATTAAAACTATATTCATAAAGCCAGCCAAAAGAAGACAAGAAATCATACTAGAAACGCAGCAAGAATTTATACCTCTTGCTGAATACCTTAAATTACCAGAGATTGCTATAAAGCTAAATAAATACTGTGAGCGTTATGCTACCTAA
- a CDS encoding ATP-binding protein codes for MSHTIKSGDFGIQAKVNSSIRALKPFTENKGINLSCNFKNDIKDLIIINSTQIQKVLTLLICNATNSKCSEISVEVDLLPSTNQKTNYRILQLIVRNNGIGISAEKVKKINNELRNLHIKSYAVLESELLLVKPFIHEMTGKIKLESQQDKYTAFTCSIPIEVR; via the coding sequence ATGAGTCATACTATAAAATCTGGAGATTTTGGTATTCAAGCAAAAGTAAATAGTAGTATTAGAGCACTGAAGCCATTCACAGAAAATAAAGGAATAAATCTTAGCTGCAACTTTAAAAATGATATAAAAGATTTAATCATTATAAATAGTACTCAAATACAGAAAGTACTAACACTATTAATTTGCAATGCTACTAATAGTAAATGCAGCGAAATTAGTGTTGAAGTTGATTTGCTACCTTCTACAAATCAAAAGACAAATTATAGAATATTACAATTAATTGTTCGTAATAACGGAATTGGAATTTCAGCTGAGAAAGTGAAAAAGATAAATAATGAGCTCAGAAACTTACATATCAAAAGCTATGCAGTACTAGAATCTGAATTACTACTCGTTAAACCGTTTATACATGAAATGACTGGAAAAATTAAACTAGAAAGTCAGCAAGACAAGTATACAGCTTTCACGTGTAGTATACCTATCGAAGTTCGCTGA
- a CDS encoding sensor histidine kinase has product MKNKKKNINKTKDISQDVWTIHLPPISAKLVSTAKERNIYLRTENMNEDKYIGMKIKLQQAEDYLEEAESMKQYCIDLIQKIKYMFDLATAKIRHLADDLLCGQNDFKEDEYKTTSLTRILNCVANLQDCCNSIVYSLRDQIELQNVHLKKFSIQKLLKDTISSLKEIAEDREISLSYNVQDNINDIVIGDSCLLQTILSQLISGAIRVNKSCQVDVIVRLFTSPYRKVNEKDRILRFIVRDNGKGISQEKLQEINAKFTDLHPALEYPEILDSSLGFTNYIVNKLSGKLEIKSEANKCTAITCDIPVQLFN; this is encoded by the coding sequence ATGAAAAATAAAAAAAAGAATATCAATAAAACAAAAGACATTTCTCAAGATGTCTGGACAATTCATCTACCACCTATTTCAGCCAAATTAGTATCTACAGCTAAGGAAAGAAATATTTATCTTCGTACCGAAAATATGAATGAAGATAAATATATTGGAATGAAAATAAAGCTACAACAAGCGGAAGATTATCTAGAGGAAGCTGAATCAATGAAGCAATATTGTATAGATTTGATTCAAAAAATTAAATATATGTTTGATCTTGCTACTGCTAAAATCAGACATCTAGCAGATGATCTACTATGTGGGCAAAATGATTTCAAAGAAGATGAATATAAAACTACTAGCTTAACAAGAATACTTAATTGTGTTGCTAACCTACAAGACTGCTGTAACAGTATAGTTTACTCACTTAGAGACCAAATTGAGCTTCAAAACGTACATTTAAAAAAATTTAGCATACAAAAACTATTGAAGGATACAATTAGTTCGCTGAAAGAAATTGCTGAAGATAGAGAAATATCGCTCAGTTACAATGTTCAGGACAACATAAATGACATTGTTATTGGAGATAGTTGTCTATTGCAAACTATACTTAGTCAATTAATAAGTGGAGCTATTAGAGTTAATAAAAGCTGTCAGGTTGATGTTATAGTTAGGTTATTTACTTCGCCGTATCGAAAGGTAAATGAAAAAGACAGAATATTAAGATTCATAGTACGTGATAACGGAAAAGGTATTTCACAAGAAAAACTACAAGAAATAAATGCAAAATTTACTGATTTGCATCCAGCATTAGAGTATCCAGAAATATTAGACTCGAGTCTAGGATTTACAAATTACATTGTTAACAAACTAAGTGGAAAATTAGAGATAAAGAGCGAGGCAAATAAGTGCACAGCTATTACTTGCGATATACCAGTACAACTTTTTAATTAA